Within Sardina pilchardus chromosome 21, fSarPil1.1, whole genome shotgun sequence, the genomic segment CTGCTTGCTtactcgtttgtgtgtgtgtgtgtgtgtgtgtgtgtgtgtgtatgtatgtgtgtgtgtggcagctctTGCTCGGACAAACACCCTACCCTATACCCCTCTCCTTTCGCAAATCCTCCCTTGACGGTTTCCATGGGAACACCTGTTCCTTGAGCAAATAAAAACCCTCCTGTGTTTCTTTCCCGGGACCTATCAtgcctgacctttgacctcaaaaAGTCCAAAGTCGGCGAGGAGGTATGCGAGAACCTGGCTAAGTGGAGGAGGGGCAGGGAAGGTCGTGGAGGATGAGATAGGAGGCCCAAGGACGAGACTATTTCACGGGAtacttatccccccccccccccaaaaaaaaagcccacacCTCAGGGCtgccttttttcttttaaagaggGCTATAAACTCCAATCAATAAAAGTGAGCTTAGGGAGGaacagagggcaggagagagagagagagaaagaaaaagagagagagagagagagagagcattagaATGGTAACAAAGCCCCAAGCGAAGTGCTGGGAGTTCTTAGTGTTTGGCAGCTCTCTCCCTATCACTCACAAGTCCACCATTGTTCTTTGGGACACTGCAAGGggatggaaggggggggggggggcaccttaATTTCCTTTCCATAGACTCCCTTGTGTGTGAACTTGGGGGAGAATAGAGCAGGCATTGTCCCTCCACAATGGCTGATCTCAACTGATCAATCGCACTCAATGTACACTGCAGCAGACCTGACTGTTCTCCTTAGCAAAAACCTTTTGAAGGCCCAATTCGGTGGAATTGCACAACACCATTCCAATATGCATTCCAATTCAATGTAAATCAGAGTCTGTGCTCTGTCTAAGTAAAAGGATATTTATTGATTGTATTacgtatttatttgtttggttACTTTGGTAGCATTACGTTTTAGAGGGATGTATGGATATTGTGTGAATGTACACACGTCTAATTCCATTACATCAGACTCTGCCAAGATCAACACGCCAGTACTAATCTCGACTGTTACAACTGAGTATTACAACTAAGTAttagtctggaaactaacaggCGATTTCAGGTGGAAAATCAGCATGAAACTGTTTGCTTTAAAGCTTTTAATGGACCATACAAGAAAATATACAACAACATACTTGAAAGTAGTATTAAGAcaacttatctccctcaacaatggaattctcttctctgattggctgatggggtggccattaacttcgtataacctgctacctctgaagtagttcccgtatcacacttgaatattaattcgccaaactcgttgcgaagtttaaatgaactgtcacgtagcatccaagctgaaatacagacgtgcagaaccataataacattgtagcatatgaatgaggtggattgtagctagttggatgccatgtaggctataaaagtagcgatctttcaaagttaaagttaatcagaatcctgggatatggccgcttgacaacgggagagatagaactaacgactggcttttagccgtagcaaccagccatttagaactaacgactggcttttggccatagcaaccatccattttagaactagtaacggcagttttgtcctgcaagtagaaagttgatatgtggcggaaagtagtcccacagtcaagacagttttaccgatgttaacggacgcaacggtggaataaaactatgttctaaatatacaggttatgaatacaaacgggagataagcgggataacggccttcgaggtcgaccggttcgatggaaataatggcacggcggaggtaactccgtctccgtgcttcgcacgtcgccggagttctagacctccacctagccattatttccatcgaaccggtcacctcgtcggccgttatcccttacatatgaACTAACCTTCTGTTTTTATATACAATATACCTTGTGATAACCAGTAGAATATAAATTTAAAATCAAtacataaaatatttttttttttctgttccttTAGTTATTCACAAGTCACAGTATCAGCTCCGTATCCTTAACCGTTGATGCAACAACCACGGAAACAGCAGATATCtcaggcagaggagagaaggacatCAAGTCAACTGGACATTTTTTTGGTTCCAGTCAAAAGAAGTCCTCTTGTCATTTTATTCTTCACGTGTGGGCGACTAGCTGAAAAACACAAGCTTTTTTTGACATTGCACAACGTCATTCCTGGGGATTTGTCATATGATACCCGCATACCATACATGCAGTGGGGCAgtgtgggtgggttggggggtttGGGGAGGGGGCTAGGAGGGATACAGTGAGAAACATGTGAAGAAGAACTAGGAGGGGGCTGGTGGTATCTGAAGTTCATGCCTGTCGTTCTTggctgggtgtgtgggtgtattgAGGGGCAAGTTCACATGTAATCCAAACCCTCCTTCCTCGTGTTCTTCTGCCGCGGTGTTTCAAGAGAAGAACTCCAGGGCCCTGTAAAGTGCAGCATGCTCGTTCGCAGGAAGAGTGCACACGTTCAAGCCAAACAGGgattttatttcttatttcgCTTCAAAAAAAAACTTGGCCACAGTCACTATCTGCAGCCTTTACTCGTTGAATAACAATCAAAGAACATCAAAGTCTCTTCTCCCCGTTCTTGGTCTACTTGTATGATTAGATTATTGCTTGGGGCACAGTAATTTGATAAAGCTATACGCTCTGAAGTCGACTGGAAAGTTGGAGGTGCACTTCCAAGTCAAAACAGCATTATTTATCACTCAGAGGCTATAAAGCTGTGAGGGCTGATCTTATCTGAATTTTATGACATAATTACAGCTATTCATTTGTGTGGAAAAGATAGCTGAGATAACAAGATGGAGTTTTTGTTATATCCAGACGCCATAGCGTGTCTTCGGGGGCAAACGGTACAAGATGAtcttgagaagaaaaaaaacaaagtcccTTTTCATATCCTTGGGTATCTCCTTTCCTTACGAAACAAGCTGCAAACAAATCCCACAAAAAGAACTCCACAGACCAGTTTGTGGAACATGTTTTGGTTTCCTTTgccaaacagcaaaaaaaagggAACAAGTAAACCTAGCAATCCACAGTACGGAAAATACATCCAAATGTTCTTTATAGACAGAATGGAAGACAAGTCTCACAAAAAGTCCCATTCTTTTTTTAAGGTGAAAGTTGGTCATTCTCATATTTTTAGACACCAGTTGTGTTTCCTTTCCCCTCCCCAAACTCAGCCCAGTCTGTGGCCGAGGGGGGGTTGGCGGAGGAAGTGGACGATCAAATCTCGGACGACTCGATCCTTTCGATCCAAGGCAAACCAGAAGGCGGCTCGTCCTCCTCTATCAGATCTCTGCTCATGTCACCCATGCACCTCTCTAggctccctccacccccacctccacctccacctccacctccaccccctccgcTGGCCCCCTGGCCCCCCCTGAGCTCGAGCAGCTCCCTCTCCAGGGCCTCGCTCTTGTGGTACATCTCCAGGTAGCTGGCCTGGAGCTCGCGCTGGTAGCGGATCACCTTCTCCTTCTCCGTCTGCCAGGTGTGTCGCTCCGCCTCGAAGGCCGTCACCTGCGCCTCGTTCTGCCGCCGCTCCAGCAGGAGCTCCGCCCGGAGCCGGTCCTCCGTCGCGCCGGACCCCGGCGACCCCGACGGCATCGTCACCACCGTCTCCTCCGAGCCGCCTCGGtggtcggcggcggcggcggtttTGCGGCGGGCGGTCGCGGCCTGCAGGGCGAGCTGCAGCGCCTCCACCTGGCCGTCTTTGTTGCGCGCGTCGGCGCGGGACTGGCGCAGCTCCGTCTTGAGCTGGAAGATCTCGCTGAGCTTGCGGGCCACCTCCGCCTGGGAGTCGCGCAGCTGCTGCTTCAGCAGGGAGATCTCGCCCGACTTCTGGCACACCtgcgggggagaggagaggagaggagaggaggaagagaggagaggagaggagaggaggaagagaagggtaTGAGTGGTGCTCCTTACggtaaggaagtgtgtgtgtctatgtgtgtgttatggtctACCTCCTCTTAGCATCTTTCCTTTGAATATGATCTTATATTCaattacatatatatacagtatatgcagtatactttatgtgtgtgtgtgtgtgtgtgtgtgtgtgtgtgtgtgtgtgtgtgtgtgtgtgtgtgtgtaaagtcagTAAAGATAGACTTTTCCTATTCCTTTTTCGAGACTGCAAAAATCTAGTTTCTCACCAGAAACAAACTTGCAgaattgcagaaaaaaaaaatcccacattttTTAGAAGCTCCTTTAATCTTTTGTCTCTCGTAAGAGTTGGTACGTAACCTCCTAGTCCACAGTGCTGCATCCTGTGGACTAGGAGGTATCATATCCAGTTAATTCTCTGTAAATCCCAAACAGTTCAACGCTcccttgctctcctctcctctcctgccctctctctgtactcctctcctctcctcccctctctctgtactcctctcctctcctcccctctccctgtactcctctcctctcctccctgccctctctctgtactcctctcctctcctccctgccctctctctgtactcctctcctctcctctcctccctgccctctctctgtgcttctctTCACCCCCCTCTGTTCTGCCTCATTATCCtcgcttcctcttcctcctcttcctctcttcttcaaagcctctccttcctctcttatctctggcctccctccccccgtctcctctccactcacatCCCACTGTGTCTCCTCCagtgcacctcctcctccacctcctcctcctgcctctccttcctctcttatctcaggcaccccctcccctcccctcccctcccctcccctcccccccacgtCTCCTCACCTCCCACTGCGTCTCCTCcagcacacctcctcctccacctccacccccacctcctcctcctgctcctcctccacctcctgcctctccttcctctcttatCTCAggcgccccctcccctcccctaccctcccgtctcctctccactcacctCCCACTGCGTCTCCTCCAgcacacccccacctcctcctcctcctcctcctcctgctcctcctcctcctccggtccTGCGGAGGCTCTGGCACTCGGTGCGGAGGGCCTCGCTCTCCTGCTGCAGGCGCGCGCGCTCCTGCTGGGCCTTGTAGAGCTGCAGCTGGAGGCCTCGCTGGGCGCGCTGGGCCTGCTGGGAGACCTGCCGCAGCTTGGCCGCGTACAGCCGCTTGAGCTCCTCCACCTCGCGCTCCCACAGCCGCTGCTTCTCCTCGAACACCTGCGCCAGGCGGGACACGGGAGACTTCTCAGAGCACCCCCACCCAAAAAAGAAGAGGTGGAGTaaaaggaagggggggggggggggagggagggaggggggtggacaAGGACAAGTGAAGGAAAGGATGAAGTGATGAATGGAGGGAGTGATTGTGATGAGTGAGAAAGAAATGAGGGGATGCAGGATgaagaaaggaaggagggagggaaggatggaaGAGGAAATAAAAGCAAGGAgcaaggacaaaaaaaacaaaaacaaaaaagacaagcGATGGTTAACTATGTTTTGCTACGGGTGGGATGGCTCGTGCTGTTTTTATCATTCAAAAAAAAAGGGTTGGGTGGAGCGCGGGAGAGGGAGCATTAGCACAGGCTGATGGATGGGAGAGGatgggggagggtggaggactATGGAGGAGGAAGACTCAGGGATGCACAGCTGTGGCACATAAAAACCCAAGCAGGTGGAGACATCTTAACTGAGCGGAGGGAGCCAGCGAGtctgactggggggggggggggcagggctgGACTGGAGCAGAGGGCCGGTGGCCAAAAATACACTCATTTGTTCCGCTGCATCAGTATGGAATGAGGCCAGTCGCGAGGAAATGTTCCTCTGACTTTGTGGCTCAATATCAGAACAGGGGAGCGTGGCGACACTGTGCCGGGAATAATATGCTAATCGTACTTAACACAACTGCTCAGATTTCTCTGTCCGCTTGGAGGACGTTCTACCTGAAAAAAGCGTGGCGGTTGAGCGTCAGGTAAATGTGTCGTGGGAGAGAGGAGCTCACCTGTGCGATGGCGTCCTCGCTCTCGTCCAGGTTGCGGCGCATCTGCCGGAGCTCGTGGTCCTTCTCGACGAGCCTCTCCTCCAGGTCGCGCACCACATCCTCCATGGACATGGACAGCTCGTAGGGGGGCGGCGCCTCGCTGCCGTAACCGCGGAGACGGCCCAGCGTGGTGGCGGCGGTGCCGCTCGGCGGGAGCGAGGCctcggtggcggcggcggaggaggaggagagggcgcCGCGCGAGCCACTGCCGCCGTTGGCCGAGTGGCGGTCCAGCGAGCCGATGTGGTCGATGTGGCCCATGGAGACGCTGATGTGGCCCAGGTGCGGCCGGAAGGCGGCGGGGCGGTACGGCGGCAGCAGGCTGCTGAGCGAGTGGTGGCCGGAGTCGGAcgcgttctcctcctcctcctggctcaGGTGGCGCCCCGGCGTCTGCTgcggatgctgctgctgatgctgatgcggGTGCGGATGCGGCGGATGGGCCTTGCCGTTGCCGTGGTGACGCGAGggcgacgaggacgaggacgaggtgGCGCTGGACAGCGACTTGGACGTGGCCGTCGTGATGTAGGACGGGCGCATGCCGTTGCTGGGCGCCGGCGGCACTGCCGCCGTGTCCGACGCGTCCTGGGCCGGGTAGAGGTTCTGCATGGAGCTGAAGTTCTTGGGCGTGACCGGCTTGAAGGCGGACGGCCGCAGGCGAGACTGTGGGCGAGAGCGGAGAGAGCGTGAGCGGTCGCCGGACGAGTCCATCGCGCCGCGATGCCCCCCCTGCCACAGAGGACGGGACCAATATGCTCCTACGGCGTTCTTGAGCCGGCGCCAAGTGCCACATACTGGATTGCTACGAACGGACACTGTCCTCCCTTGTCCATATATTTCTCTTTTCATTACACGCTTTCAACGCAATGGATTTGGTGCGGGCAGCTTAGATTTGATTGCAGCCATAAATTTTACACTGCCGAGGCCCGGACACTGAGTCTACATGGCAAGGCACCGGACAGCTTATGTGATTTACTCAAATATGAGAAAGAATTGAGGGGGGTTGGTGTATGGCTCACTCCAGAATTAATATTCTTCCTATGAGAAGAGAAATGGCTGCAGCATGGAACTAACAGCAAATATCTTATCAAGAGACAGCTATTCATTTCACAAACAGAGAAGTGATAGAGCAAGAATCATTCATCTCCACTAGCCCTCGCTCCACGAAACCCATATCTCACACACGGCCCTCTGGGAGAGGTTAAGCTGTAGTGTGCCGTAACCCATAGGCCTCTGTGCTGTGTAAGGCACGAGGGGTGCACGGCCATGGGTCAGTTTGGTAGGAGGTGTGTGTCCCATAAAGCATTGCAACGAGCTAGGAGATGAAACGTTGTTCCTCAGAGGTCTCCATTAATACAGTTCTTCTGTCCCCTCTGTGAGTTGTATCTGCTGAGGTTTCATACCCTTTTACTACAGTGAGCACATTCACCAACTTCTGGTATAACTTACACAAATAATTTAACCATGTTTAATTTAATAATGTATGCACACTTCCTTAATACTCCTCCATTAGCCACACTTCAGAGGGCTAAGGACCTCCCTATACGATAAATTATACATACCAAAGTGGGCTGAATGTACTTCTTCAATTTACTCATGCAACTCCTATATTGAGAACGCTAGGAATAAAGGCTTTCAACAGACGAGCAAAATGGAAAGTAATTACCATAAAAATGATGGAAtcataaaatgttttgttgCAACTAACACCTTTTTCTGTTACCAATATCTGGTCCCCTAATTCTAAACCACCACTTCTGTCCTGCAGTGCAGCTCCCACAAGATGAGTGAAATTAAAAGTGCTTATCATCACAAATGTTGGAATTACATTTTAACACAGTGGCCTAACTACCAAGCAAACTCCTCCTTCTGTTGTCAGACCAGCAATCCAGCCTCTTGTGTCCTACAGTAAAGGTGCCTACCTTGCCAAACTTGAAAATACAAAGTATAATTGTACGCACATCCGTAAAATTTGTCGGGTACGAGATCAAAACATATCTGaggaaaaaacagaaaaattgAGGCACTCCTTTTCagtaaaaagcctttaatacaaaaacattttgtattaaaggctttttactGAATAGTAGcgttcctttctctcctttttctatATCTGAGGaaagtctgaggaagggctgtaAAAGCCTGAAAcgttacttaaaaaaaaatatatatatatacagtattttgggAGTTCTTCGGTGTGCGGAGTTTTACGTTACCTTGTCAAACTTGCCGCCCATGGGCAGGGAGTTCTTGCTGACGTCCACCTCCTTGCCGCCCTTGTGGTAGACCTTGGCGTAGAGGTTCTCCTCCTCGCGGCCGTGCTCCCTCTTGATGGAGGAGACGCCGGAGGAGATGATGTGCTTGCCTCCCTTGGGCTCCTTCTTGGCGATGTTCAGGTAGTTGAGCAGCTCGCGCTGGTTGAAGCCTTTCTTCAGCAGGCCGTTGCCGTGGCGAGGGGGCACCTGCGGCATCGCCCGGCTGCCCTTGGTCGGGGAGACGTCGGGCCTCTCGATCAGGCTGCCTACACTTCCCATGATGCAACGGGCCGAGGCCAGGGGAAGGGCGGAGTAGAGGTCGCCGCCGAAGCTCTTGCTGGTATCACGGGTCAAGGATAGAGCCTGGACTGTTGCCATTGGTTACAAAGTCTGATGGCTCCAAAAGGAGGtctaaagaaaaacaaaacagaaaggagaatgataaataaataaacaaataacctGAAACTAGAAACTCGATGCTACAAACAGGTATATCACTAAATAACCACTGAGAAGAAATTCTATACCCCATATCCAATATACTGTACGTTAGCCTATATCATATTTTCATCTTATTCCTCACGGTCACTCTGACACTGTAGAATACATCAATATTTTATGCAGCAAGTTAATATATCTTCATCTGCCATTAATAGTAAAGCTGGTACTTTCAACATCGACTTCTGAATAATCTCTGAGGGCCTGATGTCAGGTCAGTGTGTCTTCATCATCAGTTCATCTGACTTCTCAGCGTAGCCTAGTTACAGTAGTAACGACACATATTTTTGAGCTCTGGATGGTCAGTGCTGGATGGACACTGTGGTAAATTCTCGTTCCTGTTCGTTCCTGGGCTTTTAGCGCTTGACCTGCCAAGTATCAAACTGGCTCAGTGATGGATTTGGGGGCAGCTCAAGCAGACATAAATATTCTAAGGTTAAGCTGTtatctccacaaaaaaaaaagatatcaaATACGGTTGAAATACACCCACTCAGAGCAGAGTGATGgattttcacatactgtaggcttcaTGTGTTTGGAACAAGAGGCACAGACACGTGTTCATGCCCTCACGcacactggcaaacacacacacacacacacacccacacccacacacatactcatcatGTACATCCCATCTGTAGGTCCAACACACATGTTGCATATAGTCAGggctagatgtgtgtgtgtgtgtgtgtgtgtgtgtgtgtgtgtgtgtgtgtgtgtgtgtgatgctgaggAACAGCCTGATGCTGTTAATCCTGCCTGTGCAACAGCAGTGTGGCTCTAATTTACACGTTCTGCTCCCCCGGCCGCTGACTGAGAGAATTAAGTCCTTCCTGATCCATTTCCTCCATCGTACGTGACTGCATGTCTGCTCTGTACCTAAAAGCCTGAGAGTTGCCCCCCCTcacctccttcctcttctcctcctcctcctctttctcttttctctctcactctctctcttttttcttccttcctgGACAGCTCATTAAGGAGCTGTATTGATTTCACCcgactgctttttttttttctcttgatcTAAACATACCTCAGTGCCTTCAAGCAACCTAAGAGgccaaaaacacaacacacacacacacacacactgaagtggaTGTGCCCcaataccacacacaacacacacacacacacacaaactgaaacaAACACAGTGATATTAAAAAAACGGCAACATGAGAAGCATTGATTCTCCACACCTCTCATCCTTACATATCCAGCATGAACAATAACATACCAAAAACACAAAGGGAACATGGAATAACTCAGGGAAATGGTTGCTGTCATTAATTGATGACTTCATTCCTTTCCAAAAACTTTTGAAGTTTTTTTCTTACACTTCTAACACTTACAAACAGCAATCATCAAACTCTTGGCAGGCGATGTAATATTTCACTCCTGCGGGTGAAGCGGTTATGTAAATTGGGCTAACAGGGGAACGCACGGGTGAACCCTCTTACCCCGGTGAGATCAAAAAGCCGCCTCATGTTTTAATGCATGAGTCGACGTTtccccagaaacacacacagcccccaaaCCCCCCAACCACCTCAAATGAAActggtgcccacacacacacacacacacacacacacacgcacgtacgggCGTGTAACAGTAGCTGTGATTCTGCACAGTGCGGTCAGGAAGAACAAATTTAATCCGAACCGATGACTGACAAAGATGAGACACCAGATAGAGTATTCATAGTGCTGAGTCGGTCACACAAAGAGGtaaagtacagtatataagTCTACATGACAGCCAGTGGGAATGATGCAAATTCAGGAGACGGATTCCCAATGCGCTTTTTATTGTGAAATG encodes:
- the n4bp3 gene encoding NEDD4-binding protein 3-A, coding for MATVQALSLTRDTSKSFGGDLYSALPLASARCIMGSVGSLIERPDVSPTKGSRAMPQVPPRHGNGLLKKGFNQRELLNYLNIAKKEPKGGKHIISSGVSSIKREHGREEENLYAKVYHKGGKEVDVSKNSLPMGGKFDKSRLRPSAFKPVTPKNFSSMQNLYPAQDASDTAAVPPAPSNGMRPSYITTATSKSLSSATSSSSSSPSRHHGNGKAHPPHPHPHQHQQQHPQQTPGRHLSQEEEENASDSGHHSLSSLLPPYRPAAFRPHLGHISVSMGHIDHIGSLDRHSANGGSGSRGALSSSSAAATEASLPPSGTAATTLGRLRGYGSEAPPPYELSMSMEDVVRDLEERLVEKDHELRQMRRNLDESEDAIAQVFEEKQRLWEREVEELKRLYAAKLRQVSQQAQRAQRGLQLQLYKAQQERARLQQESEALRTECQSLRRTGGGGGAGGGGGGGGGGVLEETQWEVCQKSGEISLLKQQLRDSQAEVARKLSEIFQLKTELRQSRADARNKDGQVEALQLALQAATARRKTAAAADHRGGSEETVVTMPSGSPGSGATEDRLRAELLLERRQNEAQVTAFEAERHTWQTEKEKVIRYQRELQASYLEMYHKSEALERELLELRGGQGASGGGGVTATLKQPLQNCE